One stretch of Pomacea canaliculata isolate SZHN2017 linkage group LG1, ASM307304v1, whole genome shotgun sequence DNA includes these proteins:
- the LOC112574297 gene encoding uncharacterized protein LOC112574297 isoform X1, translating to MNQNLNNQQKCMKKSYRMVSIARSLSSTIRLNDGVEMPMFGLGTWQAKSGPNGPAERAVIHALQNNYKMIDTATLYGNQAEVGVGIKKSGVKREDVFLVTKLWTNGYESCKDEFNTSLKELDSGYIDLYLIHSPSDGYVLESYKAMMEFQQKGLVRSIGVSNFGIHHLEEMKKAGVPTPAVNQIELHPWMKRYELVKYCRDNGIAVMGYSPLVKAERMKDHTLVSVAKTIGKTVGQTLIRYSVQMGYITIPKTVKPARIIENADVFEWSIPEQK from the exons ATGAACCAG AACTTGAACAATCAGCAAAAGTGCATGAAGAAATCCTACAGGATGGTAAGTATAGCAAGAAGTCTGTCCAGCACAATTCGCCTAAATGATGGGGTGGAAATGCCTATGTTTGGTCTGGGTACATGGCAGGCTAAATCAGGTCCCAATGGACCAGCAGAGAGAGCTGTGATTCATGCTCTTCAGAATAACTACAAAATGATAGACACTGCAACACTTTATGG AAATCAGGCAGAAGTTGGAGTAGGGATTAAGAAGTCAGGAGTCAAAAGAGAGGATGTCTTTCTTGTAACCAAACTGTGGACCAATGGCTATGAGTCATGTAAAGATGAATTCAACACAAGCCTAAAAGA GTTAGACTCAGGATACATTGACCTGTACCTCATCCATTCACCATCAGATGGATATGTGTTGGAGTCATATAAAGCTATGATGGAGTTCCAGCAGAAAGGTCTAGTCAG GTCCATCGGAGTTTCCAATTTTGGCATTCACCATTTAGAGGAGATGAAGAAGGCTGGAGTTCCTACCCCTGCTGTCAATCAAATAGAGCTGCATCCCTGGATGAAGAGATATGAGTTGGTGAAATACTGCCGAGATAATGGAATAGCAGTCATGGGATACTCACCACTAGTGAAAGCTGAAAGGATGAAAGACCATACCCTTGTCAGTGTGGCAAAAAC AATAGGCAAAACAGTAGGCCAGACACTAATTCGTTACAGTGTCCAAATGGGGTATATTACCATTCCGAAAACAGTGAAGCCAGCTCGCATCATTGAAAATGCAGATGTCTTTGAATGGTCCATACCAGAGCAGAAATGA
- the LOC112574297 gene encoding uncharacterized protein LOC112574297 isoform X2 yields the protein MKKSYRMVSIARSLSSTIRLNDGVEMPMFGLGTWQAKSGPNGPAERAVIHALQNNYKMIDTATLYGNQAEVGVGIKKSGVKREDVFLVTKLWTNGYESCKDEFNTSLKELDSGYIDLYLIHSPSDGYVLESYKAMMEFQQKGLVRSIGVSNFGIHHLEEMKKAGVPTPAVNQIELHPWMKRYELVKYCRDNGIAVMGYSPLVKAERMKDHTLVSVAKTIGKTVGQTLIRYSVQMGYITIPKTVKPARIIENADVFEWSIPEQK from the exons ATGAAGAAATCCTACAGGATGGTAAGTATAGCAAGAAGTCTGTCCAGCACAATTCGCCTAAATGATGGGGTGGAAATGCCTATGTTTGGTCTGGGTACATGGCAGGCTAAATCAGGTCCCAATGGACCAGCAGAGAGAGCTGTGATTCATGCTCTTCAGAATAACTACAAAATGATAGACACTGCAACACTTTATGG AAATCAGGCAGAAGTTGGAGTAGGGATTAAGAAGTCAGGAGTCAAAAGAGAGGATGTCTTTCTTGTAACCAAACTGTGGACCAATGGCTATGAGTCATGTAAAGATGAATTCAACACAAGCCTAAAAGA GTTAGACTCAGGATACATTGACCTGTACCTCATCCATTCACCATCAGATGGATATGTGTTGGAGTCATATAAAGCTATGATGGAGTTCCAGCAGAAAGGTCTAGTCAG GTCCATCGGAGTTTCCAATTTTGGCATTCACCATTTAGAGGAGATGAAGAAGGCTGGAGTTCCTACCCCTGCTGTCAATCAAATAGAGCTGCATCCCTGGATGAAGAGATATGAGTTGGTGAAATACTGCCGAGATAATGGAATAGCAGTCATGGGATACTCACCACTAGTGAAAGCTGAAAGGATGAAAGACCATACCCTTGTCAGTGTGGCAAAAAC AATAGGCAAAACAGTAGGCCAGACACTAATTCGTTACAGTGTCCAAATGGGGTATATTACCATTCCGAAAACAGTGAAGCCAGCTCGCATCATTGAAAATGCAGATGTCTTTGAATGGTCCATACCAGAGCAGAAATGA
- the LOC112574279 gene encoding uncharacterized protein LOC112574279 isoform X1 has product MSHNSFTFRSVLTLVKRSMVTVATSFSSTIKLNNGMEMPLFGLGVFRSEAGQSGPAERAVACALQNGYRMVDTATIYGNQADVGAGIKKSGIKREEVFIVTKLWKNGYETCRDELNNSLEQLDCDYVDLYLIHSPSNGPVLEAYKAMVEFQQKGLIRSIGVSNFGIHHLEEIRKAGMPTPAVNQIELNPWMRRSDLVQYCKDHGIAVMGYSPLYRGGKTSDAIVTEMAKSLNKTVGQLLIRYSVQKGYITIPKSTNPKHIVENADVFDWVIPEELMKKLESFPEKPSGWDPVVSPWKG; this is encoded by the exons ATGTCTCATAACAGTTTTACTTTTAG aagtgTACTAACACTTGTAAAAAGAAGCATGGTAACAGTGGCTACAAGTTTTTCCAGCACCATTAAGCTCAATAATGGCATGGAAATGCCCTTGTTTGGGTTAGGGGTGTTCCGATCTGAGGCGGGACAGAGTGGGCCAGCAGAAAGAGCAGTGGCCTGTGCCTTGCAGAATGGGTACCGAATGGTTGACACTGCAACAATATATGG CAACCAGGCAGATGTGGGTGCAGGCATTAAGAAATCTGGTATAAAACGAGAGGAagtttttattgttacaaaGCTGTGGAAGAATGGCTATGAGACTTGTCGAGATGAATTGAACAATAGTCTTGAACA ATTAGACTGTGACTATGTGGATCTCTATCTAATTCATTCTCCATCTAATGGTCCTGTTTTGGAAGCATACAAGGCCATGGTTGAATTCCAGCAGAAGGGACTCATAAG GTCTATTGGGGTTTCCAATTTTGGCATCCATCATCTTGAAGAAATCAGAAAGGCTGGTATGCCTACACCAGCAGTCAACCAGATTGAACTAAATCCTTGGATGAGACGATCAGATCTTGTGCAGTACTGCAAAGACCATGGTATTGCTGTCATGGGCTATTCCCCTTTGTACAGAGGTGGAAAAACAAGTGATGCTATAGTAACTGAAATGGCTAAGAG cCTCAACAAGACTGTTGGTCAGTTGCTGATACGCTATAGTGTCCAAAAAGGGTATATTACCATACCAAAGTCCACCAACCCTAAACACATTGTTGAAAATGCAGATGTTTTTGACTGGGTGATTCCTGAGGAGCTCATGAAAAAACTG GAATCTTTTCCAGAGAAACCAAGTGGCTGGGATCCAGTAGTATCCCCATGGAAAGGTTAA
- the LOC112574279 gene encoding uncharacterized protein LOC112574279 isoform X2, whose product MVTVATSFSSTIKLNNGMEMPLFGLGVFRSEAGQSGPAERAVACALQNGYRMVDTATIYGNQADVGAGIKKSGIKREEVFIVTKLWKNGYETCRDELNNSLEQLDCDYVDLYLIHSPSNGPVLEAYKAMVEFQQKGLIRSIGVSNFGIHHLEEIRKAGMPTPAVNQIELNPWMRRSDLVQYCKDHGIAVMGYSPLYRGGKTSDAIVTEMAKSLNKTVGQLLIRYSVQKGYITIPKSTNPKHIVENADVFDWVIPEELMKKLESFPEKPSGWDPVVSPWKG is encoded by the exons ATGGTAACAGTGGCTACAAGTTTTTCCAGCACCATTAAGCTCAATAATGGCATGGAAATGCCCTTGTTTGGGTTAGGGGTGTTCCGATCTGAGGCGGGACAGAGTGGGCCAGCAGAAAGAGCAGTGGCCTGTGCCTTGCAGAATGGGTACCGAATGGTTGACACTGCAACAATATATGG CAACCAGGCAGATGTGGGTGCAGGCATTAAGAAATCTGGTATAAAACGAGAGGAagtttttattgttacaaaGCTGTGGAAGAATGGCTATGAGACTTGTCGAGATGAATTGAACAATAGTCTTGAACA ATTAGACTGTGACTATGTGGATCTCTATCTAATTCATTCTCCATCTAATGGTCCTGTTTTGGAAGCATACAAGGCCATGGTTGAATTCCAGCAGAAGGGACTCATAAG GTCTATTGGGGTTTCCAATTTTGGCATCCATCATCTTGAAGAAATCAGAAAGGCTGGTATGCCTACACCAGCAGTCAACCAGATTGAACTAAATCCTTGGATGAGACGATCAGATCTTGTGCAGTACTGCAAAGACCATGGTATTGCTGTCATGGGCTATTCCCCTTTGTACAGAGGTGGAAAAACAAGTGATGCTATAGTAACTGAAATGGCTAAGAG cCTCAACAAGACTGTTGGTCAGTTGCTGATACGCTATAGTGTCCAAAAAGGGTATATTACCATACCAAAGTCCACCAACCCTAAACACATTGTTGAAAATGCAGATGTTTTTGACTGGGTGATTCCTGAGGAGCTCATGAAAAAACTG GAATCTTTTCCAGAGAAACCAAGTGGCTGGGATCCAGTAGTATCCCCATGGAAAGGTTAA
- the LOC112574268 gene encoding rootletin-like: protein MQDIWGNDLTGVEGLDPNRHERYKQLIASHTLSDEDTIELKQALASAIVENDILQAKLNNARHEIQGKLGKTNEVLDDCRKHLAKSQAENMELRTTLEQEREQSQAMEERIHKLELLVQQVQDDNEELEEELDHTLSMLDRSISENKPDISALKEQNAELHGRASVIETENSSLKKEMDDLKRSHSKSVHTIRELRECLDKLREERTDLLHKLKCMEQTHNESKVKTIISNYQEKGAIDEAEREYQSNSLNWSNGHLSPGHHRSSTRNDDIVSLSTQSKAGTPNISSITQVAPSPARNLSYSMEDLSPTVPSNYREIYPHRKSRYQSLTSDRCSSPDPHASPVNFITYPDLQPNPNKLDLDEDFKRRMQSPPPISRSGPAASVDEFPIKKPIPYRPYHSRNETASSLHAKHSASPTRKEAVSIVFMKIPQQEHHKVLEKVRL from the exons ATGCAGGATATCTGGGGAAATGATCTTACTGGTGTTGAAGGACTTGATCCCAATCGCCATGAGAGATATAAGCAGTTGATTGCCTCTCACACTCTCAGTGATGAAGATACTATTGAACTGAAGCAGGCACTGGCATCAGCCATTGTTGAAAATGACATTCTGCAGGCCAAACTTAACAATGCTCGTCATGAAATTCAAGGCAAACTAGGAAAGACAAATGAA GTCCTTGATGACTGCAGAAAACATCTGGCAAAGTCTCAAGCTGAAAATATGGAGCTGCGTACAACTCTGGAGCAAGAACGTGAACAATCCCAAGCAATGGAGGAGCGTATTCATAAACTGGAGCTTTTGGTACAGCAGGTTCAAGATGACAATGAAGAATTGGAAGAAGAACTAGATCATACACTGTCTATGCTGGACAGGTCCATATCAGAGAATAAGCCTGACATCTCTGCTCTTAAAGAGCAGAATGCAGAACTCCATGGTCGAGCTTCAGTTATAGAGACTGAGAACAGTTCATTGAAAAAG GAGATGGATGACTTAAAGAGGAGCCACTCTAAATCTGTACATACAATCAGGGAGTTGCGGGAATGTTTGGATAAACTGCGTGAGGAACGGACAGATCTTCTTCATAAACTTAAATGCATGGAGCAGACACACAATGAGTCTAAAGTCAAAACTATCATCAGCAACTACCAGGAAAAGGGAGCCATCGATGAGGCTGAACGTGAATACCAATCCAACAGCCTAAATTGGTCTAATGGCCATCTGTCTCCTGGTCATCACCGAAGCAGCACTCGCAATGATGATATTGTTTCCCTTAGTACACAATCCAAAGCTGGCACACCCAACATTTCTAGTATCACACAAGTTGCTCCAAGTCCTGCACGTAACTTAAGCTACAGCATGGAAGATTTGTCTCCTACAGTTCCATCAAATTATCGAGAAATTTACCCACACAGAAAGTCCAGGTATCAGAGTCTAACCTCTGATAGGTGCAGCAGCCCAGATCCACATGCATCACCAGTAAACTTTATCACCTACCCAGATCTGCAGCCCAATCCAAACAAGCTAGATCTAGATGAGGACTTCAAAAGAAGAATGCAAAGCCCACCACCTATCAGCAGATCAGGTCCAGCTGCCTCCGTAGATGAGTTCCCCATAAAGAAACCCATTCCCTATCGCCCTTACCACAGTAGAAATGAAACAGCCAGCTCTTTGCATGCTAAACACTCGGCTAGTCCAACCAGAAAGGAAGCTGTTTCAATAGTATTCATGAAGATTCCCCAACAAGAACATCACAAAGTCTTAGAGAAAGTCAGACTATGA
- the LOC112574276 gene encoding interaptin-like produces MSVLQVYLSWVNSVLRESSRPVDNVAALQDGRIMCELIDALAPNADLVAKAQGSGSSQQQVYIQMVLNHMKENDIKVTVSAQDVIDGDIKSILDLMWLLILNYGVHSIGQNAYQRSVGIGKRNLLEWCQKELEVAFDHRNTLTLNLCTGNWFIKLLHKFAGYHIQESEDKVSYLYKLLEEIEERYGIRRTIISSNDIVDGTVDEHALMIYLSLLKKRVYSAGRQSRREMFSVDGKEAAMSRIQERNRSLSSEAEQSRKQMDDMSSPEREDTSDRVSSRDNSLSPPPLKENIPSQSLDSAETSDWLSSSPNSLVETKDRVAANKHSSSLQADAEQVLQQTIKRTSQAALSTVRQR; encoded by the exons GTGTACCTGAGCTGGGTCAATTCAGTTCTCCGTGAGTCTAGCCGGCCAGTGGACAATGTGGCAGCTTTGCAGGATGGACGCATTATGTGTGAGCTCATCGATGCCCTCGCACCGAACGCCGACCTTGTGGCCAAAGCACAG GGCTCAGGATCTTCACAGCAGCAAGTTTACATTCAAATGGTCTTGAATCACATGAAGGAAAATGACATCAAAGTCACTGTATCTGCACAGG ATGTAATAGATGGTGACATCAAGTCAATTCTTGATCTGATGTGGCTTCTGATTCTTAATTATGGAGTTCATTCTATTG GTCAGAATGCCTATCAACGTAGTGTAGGCATTGGCAAAAGGAATCTTCTTGAGTGGTGTCAAAAGGAACTGGAAGTTGCCTTTGATCATAGAAATACCTTGACATTAAA CCTCTGCACAGGAAACTGGTTTATCAAACTGCTGCATAAGTTTGCAGGATACCACATTCAAGAGTCAGAG GACAAAGTATCTTATTTATATAAGCTGTTAGAAGAGATAGAGGAGCGGTATGGCATTCGGCGTACCATCATCag CTCTAATGACATTGTTGATGGCACAGTTGATGAACATGCTTTGATGATTTACTTGTCATTGCTAAAGAAAAGG GTTTACAGTGCTGGCAGACAGTCAAGACGAGAGATGTTTAGTGTAGACGGAAAAGAAGCAGCAATGTCCCGG ATTCAGGAGAGGAACCGATCTCTGTCATCAGAAGCAGAGCAGTCCAGGAAACAAATGGATGACATGTCCAGTCCAGAACGTGAAGACACATCTGACAGAGTATCTTCACGGGATAACTCTCTCTCACCACCACCCCTCAAAGAAAACATACCCAGTCAAAGTTTGGACTCAGCAGAAACTTCTGATTGGCTTTCTTCTTCCCCCAATTCCTTGGTTGAGACCAAGGACAGGGTAGctgcaaacaaacacagcagCTCTCTGCAAGCAGATGCTGAGCAGGTGCTGCAGCAGACGATCAAGCGAACGAGTCAAGCAGCACTTTCCACAGTTCGACAGAGATGA